Proteins from one Anopheles nili chromosome 2, idAnoNiliSN_F5_01, whole genome shotgun sequence genomic window:
- the LOC128721084 gene encoding SH3KBP1-binding protein 1: MAYSNNVGDIVHLNVGGTKFSTSRQTLTWVPDTFFTSLLNGRISSLRDETDAIFIDRDPKLFSLILNYLRTKEIDIKSVDIRVLRHEAEFYNIAPLIKRLMLCEEMDQSSCGDVLFYGYLPAPNIPIQEIPIGSSISATSASTYAANNSPAPAKPQESLPGPSNGQHRLQQQQQTQSPVNQQYINANSPAASYHGAASGNAPGGTCQGNPRPGSMVRVPEFPPGPAGPCTSGSTNGAGSGGGSVAGVSGTGGAGGSNSSRHAGHSRNSSWDLRVSYNGNGNRNSQWMPGHSRTASLDMMRHSRNSSFDLNKCIRNDVGLLFGPGTTGTGWADPMRVQIINAHHNWISVAYAHFVTCYRLKDYSGWQQIFVSPYIETTIERIAINAKMNLATSAGEQSHSKMVAISYGSQIRLWGISEDGSKAEVGTFNLHVRVEYLFFIGSQLVALSSSGKIGVWHAMTQHWQIQDLVPILSFDTAGSFLLLGCNNGSIYYIDMQKFPLRMKDNDLLVTELYKDPSNDHITAISVYLTPKTTTADRVKEGLSGNWIEIAYGTRSGSVRVIVQHPETVGHGPQLFQTFTVHQSPVTKVTLSEKFLISVCSEYNHVRTWQVPRFRGMISTQPGSTPEASFKIVSLEAVDSTYSYSAGNDFGPFGEQDDEQIFVQKVVPDTDQLYVRLASNGERVCLIRSVDGTTITSFCVHECEGSRMGSRPRRIILSGHCNGAIQMWDLTTALEISKKKDQPKRTVGGPTADELIRELDQCDLSNSHCSTPCMSPCPSALSNSIESSTVGRLKPFNVAFLNQSAAASASAGLSSHAVQPQGVAAGSAAVAVLPSPAVPLPNQPN, encoded by the exons ATGGCCTACTCTAACAACGTTGGAGACATCGTTCATTTGAACGTCGGTGGGACGAAATTTTCTACGTCACGGCAAACTCTGACTTGGGTTCCAGATACGTTCTTTACATCTCTGCTAAATGGACGTATATCAAG TTTGCGTGATGAAACGGATGCCATTTTCATCGATCGCGATCCGAAACTGTTCAGTTTGATACTAAACTACCTACGAACAAAGGAAATCGATATCAAATCAGTTGATATTCGCGTATTGCGTCATGAGGCCGAGTTTTACAATATTGCTCCGTTGATCAAGCGACTTATGCTGTGCGAGGAAATGGATCAGTCCAGTTGTGGCGATGTACTGTTCTATGGTTATCTTCCAGCCCCTA ATATTCCCATCCAAGAGATTCCGATCGGTAGCTCGATAAGTGCAACTTCCGCAAGCACATATGCGGCGAATAACTCTCCAGCGCCAGCCAAACCGCAGGAATCTCTCCCTGGTCCGTCAAACGGCCAGCATAggttacaacaacaacaacagacgCAATCGCCGGTAAATCAGCAGTACATTAATGCGAACAGTCCCGCAGCTTCATACCATGGTGCAGCATCTGGCAATGCACCGGGGGGAACATGTCAAGGCAATCCACGACCCGGCTCGATGGTTCGTGTTCCAGAATTTCCACCAGGCCCAGCGGGTCCATGCACTAGCGGTTCGACCAACGGTGCAGGAAGTGGAGGAGGTTCAGTGGCGGGCGTGTCCGGAAcaggtggtgccggtggtagCAATTCTTCAAGGCATGCGGGACATTCGCGGAATTCGTCCTGGGATTTACGCGTTTCGTACAATGGTAATGGTAACCGTAATTCGCAATGGATGCCGGGACATTCCCGTACCGCTTCGCTTGATATGATGCGCCACTCGCGAAACTCGTCCTTCGATCTGAACAAATGCATACGCAATGACGTAGGGCTGCTTTTTGGTCCTGGCACGACTGGAACCGGCTGGGCCGACCCAATGAGGGTGCAGATCATTAATGCTCACCACAACTGGATCTCGGTTGCGTACGCTCACTTCGTTACCTGTTACCGCCTGAAGGACTATTCGGGCTGGCAGCAGATCTTCGTCTCACCCTACATTGAAACTACGATCGAGCGTATCGCGATTAACGCGAAGATGAATTTGGCTACCTCGGCCGGCGAACAGTCGCATAGCAAGATGGTTGCAATCTCGTACGGCAGTCAGATCAGACTGTGGGGAATCTCAGAAGACGGCAGCAAGGCTGAAGTGGGCACGTTTAATTTGCACGTGCGCGTCGAGTATCTATTCTTCATCGGGAGCCAGCTGGTGGCTCTTTCCTCATCTGGCAAAATCGGTGTTTGGCACGCAATGACGCAGCACTGGCAAATACAGGATCTGGTGCCTATTCTTTCCTTCGATACGGCCGGTTCGTTCCTACTGTTAGGATGTAACAATGGATCCATCTATTACATCG ATATGCAGAAATTTCCTCTTCGCATGAAGGACAACGATTTGCTCGTAACGGAACTGTATAAGGACCCATCCAACGATCACATTACGGCTATCTCCGTGTATCTGACTCCGAAAACGACAA CCGCGGATCGTGTGAAGGAAG GTCTTTCGGGAAATTGGATCGAAATTGCATACGGAACCCGATCGGGCTCGGTTAGAGTTATCGTCCAGCACCCGGAAACCGTAGGGCATGGACCACAGCTGTTTCAAACATTCACCGTACACCAGAGCCCGGTGACAAAAGTAACGTTGTCAGAGAAGTTCCTGATCTCAGTGTGCAGTGAATACAACCACGTGCGTACCTGGCAGGTACCACGTTTTCGTGGTATGATCTCCACCCAGCCTGGCTCGACACCTGAGGCATCGTTTAAG ATCGTCTCGCTGGAAGCCGTTGATTCCACGTACAGCTACTCCGCTGGGAACGATTTCGGCCCGTTTGGCGAGCAAGACGATGAGCAAATATTCGTGCAAAAGGTCGTACCGGATACGGATCAGCTGTACGTGCGACTCGCTTCGAACGGTGAACGTGTTTGCCTAATACGTTCCGTCGACGGCACAACGATCACATCGTTCTGTGTGCATGAATGTGAAGGATCGCGCATGGGTTCAAGACCGCGACGCATCATCTTGTCCGGTCACTGTAACGGGGCAATACAGATGTGGGATCTCACAACCGCGCTTGAGAtttcgaaaaagaaagatcaaCCAAAGCGAACCGTTGGAGGTCCGACGGCCGATGAGCTGATCCGAGAACTGGATCAATGCGATTTAAGCAACAGTCACTGTTCGACACCATGTATGTCTCCTTGTCCTTCGGCTCTCTCCAATAGCATCGAATCCAGTACGGTGGGTCGGCTAAAACCTTTTAA